In Nicotiana tabacum cultivar K326 chromosome 11, ASM71507v2, whole genome shotgun sequence, a single window of DNA contains:
- the LOC142165891 gene encoding uncharacterized protein LOC142165891 translates to MDMFAKAYDVKVWIIIKKGNYTLPATTPPLADPEDIDSYTKEQMEVVRVYNKARNLLHNAISGEEYEKISSCDTTKEICDKREVTYEGISKVKEKNINMPVHDYELFSMKE, encoded by the coding sequence ATGGATATGTTTGCCAAAGCTTATGACGTCAAAGTTTGGAtaatcatcaaaaagggaaactaTACCTTACCAGCTACCACTCCACCACTTGCTGATCCTGAAGATATAGATTCATATACAAAAGAGCAAATGGAAGTGGTACGAGTTTACAACAAAGCAAGAAATTTGCTTCATAACGCTATAAGTGGTGAAGAATATGAGAAAATCTCAAGTTGTGACACAACCAAAGAAATATGTGACAAACGTGAGGTCACTTATGAAGGAATCAgcaaagtaaaggaaaaaaatatcAACATGCCGGTCCATGATTACGAACTCTTTTCAATGAAAGAATGA